The following are encoded in a window of Methylicorpusculum oleiharenae genomic DNA:
- a CDS encoding SDR family oxidoreductase, translated as MSDLARTVLVTGASSGIGRAIARKLLDQGHTVIGASRDCKQFNKALPHFYPFEMNLSHLSSLPQAAQCLLKTYPAIDAAVFCAGMGQFGSLEEFSYAQIEALMTINFTSQAFLTRALLPHFKRRSKSDIIFIGSEAGLRGTQKGSIYCASKFAIRGFTQALREECSKSHLRVALINPGMVKTPFFDALSFQPGTAEGQFIRPEDVADAVLYVLASNTAIVIDEINLSPLNKVISFKKETKI; from the coding sequence ATGTCAGATTTAGCCAGAACCGTTTTGGTAACCGGCGCAAGTTCGGGAATAGGCCGCGCGATAGCCAGAAAACTACTCGACCAGGGACATACTGTCATCGGCGCATCGAGAGATTGCAAGCAATTCAACAAAGCGCTGCCTCATTTTTATCCCTTTGAAATGAATTTAAGTCATTTATCTTCTCTACCTCAGGCAGCTCAGTGCTTACTCAAAACTTACCCCGCCATTGACGCCGCAGTTTTTTGTGCAGGCATGGGGCAGTTTGGCTCGTTGGAGGAGTTTTCCTATGCTCAGATAGAGGCGTTGATGACCATCAATTTTACCAGCCAGGCTTTCCTGACGCGCGCTCTGCTGCCTCATTTCAAGCGCCGGTCAAAAAGCGATATCATATTCATCGGCTCGGAAGCGGGCTTGCGCGGCACACAAAAAGGCAGCATCTACTGCGCCAGTAAATTCGCAATACGCGGCTTTACTCAGGCGCTACGGGAAGAATGCTCAAAAAGTCATTTAAGAGTCGCATTGATTAATCCCGGAATGGTCAAAACGCCTTTTTTTGATGCGCTATCGTTTCAGCCGGGAACTGCTGAAGGTCAATTTATAAGACCTGAAGACGTTGCCGATGCGGTTTTATATGTATTGGCATCAAACACGGCTATCGTGATCGATGAAATCAATCTGAGCCCGCTTAATAAAGTGATCAGCTTTAAAAAGGAAACGAAAATTTAG
- a CDS encoding class I SAM-dependent methyltransferase encodes MKLILNKVPALLLLLICSAQAQSEINLSQAIEGTHRSAENKARDRYRHPEETLRFFDVQNTMTVVELSPGAGWYTEILAPYLKDKGKLYTAHFSDTSKVPYFIKSLNDFKSKLSGNPEIYGAVQLTVLQPPEFTKIAPEGSCDRALTFRNVHNWMKDGQAEAVFAAAYKALKPGGIFGVVEHRSLPDSTLDQQITSGYVSENQVITFAEKAGFKLLEKAEINANPKDTKDHPMGVWTLPPALRLGQQNRAHYLEIGESDRMTLKFIKP; translated from the coding sequence ATGAAATTGATTTTAAATAAAGTGCCGGCATTGTTGCTGTTATTGATATGCAGCGCACAAGCCCAATCAGAAATAAACTTATCCCAAGCCATTGAGGGGACGCATCGTTCTGCTGAAAATAAAGCCCGTGACCGCTACCGGCATCCGGAAGAGACCCTCCGTTTTTTTGATGTTCAAAACACCATGACCGTCGTCGAGCTTTCCCCCGGAGCCGGATGGTATACCGAGATTTTGGCCCCTTATCTAAAAGACAAGGGCAAGCTTTATACCGCGCACTTTTCAGACACGTCAAAAGTACCTTACTTTATAAAAAGCCTGAACGACTTTAAATCCAAGTTATCGGGGAATCCAGAAATCTACGGAGCGGTACAATTAACTGTTCTGCAACCGCCGGAATTTACAAAAATTGCTCCCGAAGGCTCCTGCGACAGGGCGTTGACATTCCGTAACGTGCACAACTGGATGAAAGACGGCCAGGCCGAAGCGGTCTTCGCTGCAGCATACAAAGCCCTTAAACCCGGTGGTATTTTTGGGGTAGTAGAGCATCGCAGCTTACCTGATTCAACATTGGATCAGCAAATCACCTCCGGTTATGTCAGCGAAAACCAGGTCATCACCTTCGCTGAAAAGGCAGGATTTAAATTACTGGAAAAAGCTGAAATCAATGCCAACCCCAAAGACACCAAAGACCACCCTATGGGCGTCTGGACCTTGCCGCCCGCATTAAGGCTAGGTCAGCAAAACAGAGCGCATTATCTGGAGATCGGCGAGAGCGATCGCATGACTTTAAAATTCATTAAACCTTGA
- a CDS encoding disulfide bond formation protein B, which produces MLNLIKMKARIWFLLGFAGCVLLMSMGAYFQFVGGLEPCPLCISQRIGIMLTGLVFLIAGLHNPEEKGRKIYSILGTLVALSGGAVSVRHIWIQHLPPDEVPECGPGIEYMMENFPLAEVIKQMLSGTGDCAKVDWTLLGFSMPAWTLVAFLMLAGLSLLQFWNSNGQK; this is translated from the coding sequence ATGTTAAATCTCATAAAAATGAAAGCCAGGATCTGGTTTTTGCTGGGTTTTGCCGGCTGTGTCCTTCTTATGTCCATGGGAGCCTACTTTCAGTTTGTCGGAGGCCTTGAGCCCTGCCCGCTGTGCATTTCCCAGCGCATAGGCATCATGTTAACGGGCCTGGTGTTTTTAATAGCAGGACTCCATAATCCGGAGGAAAAAGGCCGGAAAATCTATTCGATTTTAGGAACCCTGGTCGCTTTATCCGGCGGAGCAGTCTCGGTCAGGCACATTTGGATTCAGCATCTTCCACCCGATGAAGTACCCGAATGCGGCCCAGGCATAGAATACATGATGGAAAACTTCCCACTGGCTGAAGTCATCAAACAAATGCTGAGCGGCACAGGCGATTGCGCTAAAGTCGACTGGACCCTGCTGGGTTTCAGCATGCCGGCCTGGACATTAGTCGCGTTTTTAATGCTGGCCGGACTCAGCTTGTTGCAATTTTGGAATTCTAACGGTCAAAAATAA
- the proC gene encoding pyrroline-5-carboxylate reductase, with translation MKTKKIGFIGGGNMASSLIAGLIASGHSSGDLWVHDVNHQAADALAAGHQINTADSSRGLIEKVEIIVLAVKPQVIKEVSQAIAPYLNPQQLVVSIAAGIPQRSLSHWLGEKVAIVRCMPNTPALVLTGATGLHANANVSAEQRDLAENIMRSVGVSLWFDEESQLDTVTAISGSGPAYFFLLMEAMEKTALELGMDEQTARLLVQQTALGAAKIALEASESPEQLRKRVTSPGGTTQAAIETFEHAGFSSLVEKAIKAAKDRSIEMSKQLGEC, from the coding sequence ATGAAAACGAAAAAAATTGGTTTTATCGGTGGTGGCAACATGGCCTCCAGTCTTATTGCTGGCCTCATAGCCAGCGGCCATTCTTCCGGCGATCTCTGGGTTCATGATGTCAACCATCAGGCGGCCGATGCTTTGGCGGCCGGACATCAGATTAACACAGCCGACAGTAGCAGAGGGCTTATCGAAAAAGTTGAAATTATTGTCCTGGCGGTTAAGCCACAAGTTATCAAAGAAGTATCACAGGCCATTGCGCCTTATTTGAACCCGCAACAACTCGTCGTTTCTATCGCGGCAGGAATACCGCAACGATCCTTGAGTCATTGGCTGGGAGAAAAAGTAGCGATTGTCCGCTGTATGCCCAATACACCCGCATTGGTATTAACCGGAGCAACAGGCTTGCATGCCAATGCCAATGTCAGTGCTGAGCAGCGTGACCTGGCAGAAAATATAATGCGTTCTGTGGGTGTTTCTTTATGGTTTGATGAAGAAAGTCAGCTCGATACAGTTACCGCAATTTCGGGCAGTGGGCCGGCCTACTTTTTTCTGTTGATGGAAGCGATGGAAAAAACGGCATTGGAACTGGGTATGGATGAACAAACGGCCAGGTTGCTGGTCCAGCAAACTGCTTTAGGCGCTGCAAAAATTGCGCTGGAGGCTAGCGAATCGCCTGAGCAATTACGCAAACGGGTCACCTCACCCGGCGGCACGACGCAGGCGGCGATAGAAACTTTCGAGCACGCCGGTTTTTCGAGTCTTGTTGAAAAAGCGATAAAAGCGGCCAAAGACCGTTCAATTGAAATGTCCAAACAACTGGGAGAATGCTGA
- a CDS encoding YggT family protein: protein MDTSYMSNPAIFLIDTLFSLYILAVMLRFLLQWSNADFYNPISQFLVKATHPPIKLLRRFIPSVGKIDTSSLVLVMVLQMTADFSILLLKGVSIGFAALLILSFTQVISLLLNIFIFAIFARALLSWLNPGAFDAASSLLYSLSEPLLRLCRSFIPNFGGVDLTPLAALILLQLAKMVLLPPLHQLAGLIG from the coding sequence ATGGATACTTCTTATATGTCAAATCCGGCAATATTTTTGATTGACACGTTATTTTCGCTGTACATTTTAGCGGTCATGCTACGTTTTCTCCTGCAATGGAGTAACGCCGACTTTTACAATCCCATCTCTCAGTTTTTGGTAAAAGCGACCCATCCTCCCATCAAATTATTGCGCCGGTTCATTCCATCAGTGGGAAAAATTGACACATCCTCGCTGGTTTTGGTGATGGTTTTACAAATGACGGCCGATTTTTCCATTCTTTTGTTAAAAGGCGTGTCAATAGGCTTTGCTGCTTTGTTGATCCTCTCTTTTACACAAGTGATTTCGCTGCTTTTAAATATTTTTATTTTTGCGATATTTGCACGAGCCCTGTTGAGCTGGCTCAATCCAGGGGCTTTTGACGCTGCATCTTCATTACTTTACAGCCTTAGCGAGCCATTACTCAGATTGTGCCGCAGTTTCATACCGAATTTTGGCGGCGTTGATTTAACACCATTAGCGGCCCTCATTTTACTGCAACTGGCTAAAATGGTGCTGCTGCCGCCGCTTCACCAATTGGCAGGGTTAATTGGATAA
- a CDS encoding phosphomannomutase/phosphoglucomutase, with product MERIFLTLSAIAVILVILAGGGVFWTTSVFINQAKEASSASIATGAAFGISAQIDQLNSVLIKMAQDPDVISAIDSKNPDLVHAVENRLTNLLPSALAIRLLRPGVDELDASRIPHMGFADLDMVRETINARQMPTIQGDAGPNRHLALTAKVVNDGRVIGIILASLSYDFLNESLKVAPIKDQLILLKQADFELASTGDKSLKGNADKNTVNVANTAWMIEVWYEGGASMGEAGLIFGIVIACCLLVLLAFFVSYRKTSEMLSHDQSSVLLAVKDLMTGNAHGNYPVYLTEMSIIISTLVQFKRVMDHHDEPLVQDDNLDIDGFFEQSSFAIEEISFDDVSEPEIEKLATKPKEKTIAMSHEFSIPQTVAPAPVKRGVPDEIFRAYDIRGIVDKTLTKSIVYDLGRALGTEIRNNDCKTAVIARDGRNSSPVFAEELAKGLASTGCDVLDLGMAPTPLLYFVVQHTEGRSGVMVTGSHNPADYNGLKMVIKGDTLAAERIQDLKKRMEEEDYKTDTRGEIDQNSMFVSEYIGIISEDINLERALKVVLDCGNGVAGDIGPVLLKTLGCEVIELFCDIDGNFPNHHPDPSKPENLRDLIKAVKKHEADLGIAFDGDGDRLGIVDSDGNIIWPDRQMMVFAKDVLSKKPGSEIIFDVKCSKHLADQIVKYGGRPLMWKTGHSFMKAKLKETGAKLAGEMSGHIFFNDRWFGFDDALYSAARMLEIIAADKRSSAQIFAEFPNSINTPELMVHMVEGENINFMNALIAKADLKGCKITQVDGFRADFTDGWGLVRASNTTPSLILRFEADSQHALKRIQNEFKMLMTRIKPDIVLPF from the coding sequence ATGGAACGCATCTTTTTGACATTATCGGCAATCGCAGTGATTTTGGTCATATTGGCCGGCGGAGGCGTATTTTGGACTACATCCGTTTTTATCAATCAGGCAAAAGAAGCTTCTTCCGCTTCTATTGCCACCGGCGCTGCGTTTGGTATATCTGCGCAAATTGACCAGTTGAACAGCGTGCTTATCAAGATGGCACAAGATCCTGATGTGATCAGCGCAATCGACAGCAAAAATCCGGACCTGGTCCATGCGGTTGAAAACAGACTGACCAATTTACTGCCAAGCGCTCTGGCTATCAGGCTGTTAAGACCTGGCGTTGATGAATTGGACGCCAGCCGAATTCCCCATATGGGTTTTGCTGACCTTGACATGGTCAGAGAGACCATTAATGCCCGGCAAATGCCCACCATTCAAGGTGATGCGGGACCTAATCGGCATCTGGCCTTGACCGCAAAAGTGGTTAACGACGGACGCGTCATCGGTATTATTCTGGCCAGTTTGAGCTATGACTTTTTGAATGAGAGCTTAAAGGTTGCGCCCATCAAAGATCAGTTAATTTTATTAAAACAAGCGGACTTTGAACTGGCGAGTACGGGCGATAAATCTCTAAAAGGTAACGCAGACAAAAACACCGTTAACGTTGCCAATACCGCCTGGATGATAGAAGTTTGGTATGAAGGCGGCGCGTCAATGGGCGAAGCCGGACTGATTTTTGGTATCGTGATTGCCTGCTGCTTGCTCGTTTTATTGGCATTTTTTGTCAGTTACAGAAAAACGTCGGAAATGCTTTCGCATGACCAAAGTAGCGTACTGTTGGCTGTTAAAGATTTGATGACGGGTAATGCTCATGGCAATTACCCTGTTTATCTGACGGAAATGAGCATCATCATTTCAACGCTGGTTCAATTTAAACGGGTTATGGATCACCATGATGAACCTTTGGTGCAAGATGACAATTTGGATATTGATGGTTTTTTTGAGCAGTCCAGCTTTGCCATTGAAGAAATCTCATTTGATGATGTGAGCGAGCCTGAAATAGAGAAACTGGCAACAAAACCTAAAGAAAAAACCATAGCAATGTCCCACGAATTTTCCATTCCACAGACTGTTGCGCCTGCGCCTGTTAAACGCGGCGTACCGGATGAAATTTTCCGGGCCTATGACATACGTGGGATTGTTGACAAGACACTGACTAAAAGCATCGTTTATGACCTTGGCCGGGCGCTGGGAACAGAAATAAGAAATAACGACTGTAAAACCGCCGTTATAGCAAGAGACGGGCGTAACTCCAGCCCTGTATTTGCCGAAGAGCTAGCCAAAGGTCTTGCCTCTACCGGCTGTGATGTCCTTGATTTGGGCATGGCTCCTACACCTCTTTTATATTTTGTGGTTCAGCATACCGAAGGTCGCTCAGGCGTGATGGTCACCGGCAGTCACAATCCAGCGGACTATAATGGCTTGAAAATGGTCATTAAGGGTGACACCTTGGCCGCAGAGCGAATTCAGGACTTGAAGAAACGCATGGAAGAGGAAGATTACAAGACGGATACTCGCGGGGAAATTGACCAAAACAGCATGTTTGTCTCTGAATATATCGGCATTATTTCAGAAGATATTAATTTGGAAAGAGCCTTAAAGGTTGTACTAGATTGCGGCAACGGCGTCGCCGGTGACATCGGCCCGGTTCTACTGAAAACGTTGGGCTGTGAAGTTATAGAGTTATTTTGTGATATTGACGGTAACTTTCCCAATCATCATCCGGATCCCAGCAAACCTGAAAACCTGCGTGACCTGATTAAAGCGGTAAAAAAGCATGAGGCTGATTTGGGTATTGCCTTCGATGGAGACGGCGACCGTCTGGGTATCGTCGATTCGGATGGCAATATCATTTGGCCGGACCGGCAAATGATGGTTTTTGCAAAAGATGTTCTATCCAAAAAACCGGGCTCTGAAATCATCTTCGATGTCAAATGTTCGAAGCATTTGGCAGATCAGATTGTAAAATACGGCGGCCGCCCACTGATGTGGAAAACTGGACATTCTTTTATGAAAGCCAAGCTTAAAGAAACAGGCGCCAAGCTGGCAGGAGAAATGAGCGGACATATCTTCTTTAACGACCGCTGGTTCGGCTTTGACGATGCCTTGTATTCCGCGGCCAGAATGCTGGAGATTATCGCTGCTGATAAGCGTTCCAGCGCCCAAATTTTTGCTGAATTTCCCAACAGTATCAACACACCGGAATTAATGGTCCACATGGTTGAAGGCGAAAATATCAACTTCATGAATGCGCTTATTGCCAAAGCCGATTTAAAAGGCTGCAAGATCACGCAAGTGGATGGTTTCAGAGCTGATTTTACTGACGGCTGGGGATTGGTTAGAGCATCCAATACCACGCCTTCACTGATTTTGAGGTTTGAGGCAGACTCTCAGCATGCTTTAAAGCGTATTCAAAATGAATTCAAAATGCTGATGACCCGGATTAAACCCGATATAGTATTGCCTTTTTAA
- a CDS encoding SPL family radical SAM protein, protein MIDTIYIEESIANHPRVDEICARFPNARKIGCQRYGEVFNPRAQNFRLQKLKPALILAEKYQRFVLEAPGGYGIGAQKNYYFSHMLNCLYDCRYCFLQGMYQSAHFVLFVNYEDYQQEILRISQSAGNEMTHFFSGYDCDSLALEPVTGFAESFLPVFETLPNAWLELRTKSTQVRTLLERRPHPRCVVAFSLSPDSVAKAIEDKAPSLDRRLIALSKLQTAGWPIGLRFDPLIYYRDFKSDYRQFFERVFSIIELNQLHSVSLGVFRLPEHYFKKMHKLYPEEKLFSGPLISAEGKVSYPADLELDMIDYCRDELLKFIPEEKYFPCQI, encoded by the coding sequence ATGATTGACACTATTTATATTGAAGAAAGTATCGCAAACCATCCCAGGGTTGATGAAATCTGCGCGCGATTTCCTAATGCGCGCAAAATCGGCTGTCAGCGTTATGGGGAAGTGTTTAATCCCCGCGCTCAAAATTTCCGGCTGCAAAAACTGAAACCAGCACTGATCCTGGCGGAAAAGTATCAGCGATTTGTGCTTGAGGCACCCGGCGGCTATGGGATAGGCGCTCAAAAAAACTATTATTTTTCCCATATGCTCAATTGCCTGTACGACTGCCGGTATTGCTTTTTACAAGGCATGTACCAGTCGGCACACTTCGTGTTATTCGTAAACTATGAAGACTATCAACAGGAAATTTTGCGTATCAGCCAAAGCGCTGGCAATGAAATGACGCATTTTTTTTCAGGTTACGATTGCGACAGTTTGGCCTTGGAGCCGGTCACCGGTTTTGCCGAATCGTTTTTACCGGTATTTGAAACATTGCCTAATGCCTGGCTGGAGTTAAGAACCAAGAGCACCCAGGTCAGAACATTGCTGGAGCGCAGGCCTCATCCTCGCTGTGTGGTCGCCTTCAGTCTGTCGCCTGACTCCGTCGCCAAGGCAATTGAGGACAAGGCACCTTCTCTGGACAGACGTTTGATTGCCTTATCCAAACTGCAGACAGCAGGATGGCCTATCGGTTTGCGATTTGATCCTTTGATTTACTATCGGGATTTTAAATCCGATTACCGGCAGTTTTTTGAACGGGTTTTTTCGATTATCGAATTAAATCAATTGCATTCGGTCAGTCTCGGTGTTTTCAGATTACCGGAACACTACTTCAAAAAGATGCACAAGCTCTATCCCGAGGAAAAATTATTTTCCGGACCGTTGATTAGCGCTGAAGGCAAGGTGTCTTATCCTGCCGATCTTGAGCTGGACATGATTGATTACTGCCGCGACGAGTTGCTCAAATTCATACCTGAGGAAAAATACTTTCCATGTCAGATTTAG
- a CDS encoding DUF4124 domain-containing protein has protein sequence MIILIALCNVPAYAKKMYRWEDDQGNVFFSDQIPPEHSKFRRDTLSKKGRVLETTDKAKTKEEQELDKRLQELRSAQEKIIEKQKSYDRVLISTFRSIDDLLLMIKGKTESMESQIKATDSNLNRLQFQLDGQQKKAAAFERNAQKVPNELLKDIASTQQQIQETQISINRLIEKQSQMKKADNADIERYLFLTQLRTENQPKTNLTASIKDANELGLFYCENDHQCNKAWEIGRNFVHFHSTTGADIDSDKLIMSRQPSKDTDLSLSLSKIAVNESEYQLFLDIRCRDSSLGKELCNSGRVNEIRSAFRPYINDALSRMTDQ, from the coding sequence GTGATCATTTTAATTGCGCTTTGCAATGTGCCCGCCTATGCAAAAAAAATGTATCGCTGGGAAGATGATCAGGGGAATGTCTTTTTTTCTGATCAGATCCCTCCCGAACATTCAAAATTCCGGCGTGATACTCTCAGCAAGAAAGGGCGTGTACTGGAAACCACGGACAAAGCCAAAACAAAAGAAGAGCAGGAACTGGACAAACGGTTGCAGGAATTGAGAAGCGCCCAGGAAAAAATCATAGAAAAACAAAAATCTTATGACCGCGTTCTAATCAGCACGTTTAGAAGCATTGATGACTTATTGCTGATGATCAAGGGCAAAACCGAATCTATGGAATCACAGATAAAAGCAACCGATAGCAATCTTAACCGGCTTCAATTTCAACTGGATGGTCAGCAAAAAAAGGCAGCTGCCTTTGAGCGTAACGCTCAAAAAGTGCCAAATGAATTGTTAAAAGATATCGCGTCAACTCAACAGCAAATTCAGGAAACCCAAATTTCTATCAATAGACTGATAGAAAAGCAGAGCCAGATGAAAAAAGCCGATAATGCTGACATCGAGCGGTATCTGTTTCTGACGCAATTGCGCACTGAAAATCAGCCCAAAACCAATCTTACTGCAAGCATAAAAGACGCAAACGAATTGGGTTTGTTTTATTGTGAAAATGATCATCAATGTAACAAGGCCTGGGAAATCGGCCGCAACTTCGTGCACTTCCATTCGACAACCGGTGCGGATATTGATAGCGATAAACTCATAATGAGCCGTCAGCCGTCCAAGGACACTGATTTAAGTTTGTCGCTATCCAAAATCGCAGTTAACGAGTCCGAATACCAGCTGTTTCTTGATATACGCTGCCGCGATTCTTCGCTAGGAAAAGAGCTGTGTAACAGTGGGAGAGTCAACGAAATAAGATCGGCTTTCAGGCCTTATATCAACGATGCTTTATCGAGAATGACCGACCAGTAA
- the argB gene encoding acetylglutamate kinase, with the protein MKSKTAHQIAHVLIEALPYIRRFKDKTIVVKFGGNAMIDDELKNSFARDIVLMKLVGLNPIVVHGGGPQIGDLLKRLGKTSEFVDGMRVTDSETMDVVEMVLGGLVNKEIVNLINRHGGKAIGLTGKDGDFIHAKKITMKKLTPEVLEPEIIDLGHVGEVSSIDPSVLSMLNGSDFIPVIAPIGVGDDGFSYNINADLVAGKVAEVLQAEKLILLTNTAGILDKEGNLLTGLSLNDVNDLIADGTISAGMIPKTRCATDALKGGVSSVHIIDGRVEHAVLLELLTDQGVGTLLVGHSR; encoded by the coding sequence ATGAAATCAAAGACAGCACATCAAATCGCCCACGTATTAATCGAGGCTCTGCCTTATATCAGACGTTTTAAAGACAAAACCATTGTTGTCAAATTCGGTGGTAATGCCATGATCGATGACGAATTGAAAAACAGTTTTGCCCGGGATATTGTCTTAATGAAGCTGGTGGGCTTAAATCCCATTGTTGTTCACGGAGGCGGCCCTCAAATCGGTGATTTGCTTAAACGCCTGGGTAAAACCAGCGAATTTGTCGACGGCATGCGCGTCACAGACAGCGAGACCATGGATGTGGTCGAAATGGTTCTGGGCGGTTTGGTCAATAAAGAAATTGTGAATCTAATCAATCGTCACGGTGGTAAAGCGATTGGCCTGACTGGAAAAGATGGCGATTTTATTCATGCAAAAAAAATCACGATGAAAAAATTAACGCCTGAGGTTTTAGAGCCCGAGATTATCGATTTAGGCCATGTAGGAGAAGTTAGCAGCATCGATCCTTCCGTTTTATCCATGCTTAACGGCAGTGATTTTATCCCGGTTATTGCACCGATTGGTGTCGGAGACGACGGTTTCTCTTATAACATTAATGCCGATCTGGTTGCCGGCAAGGTGGCTGAAGTATTACAAGCAGAAAAGCTGATATTGCTTACCAATACCGCCGGTATTTTGGACAAGGAGGGCAATCTGCTGACCGGACTGTCACTCAATGATGTTAACGACCTGATTGCAGACGGCACAATTTCAGCCGGTATGATCCCAAAAACGCGATGTGCAACTGACGCGTTAAAAGGAGGCGTTTCCAGCGTTCATATCATTGACGGCAGGGTGGAACATGCGGTTTTACTGGAACTGCTTACCGACCAGGGCGTAGGGACTTTACTGGTCGGTCATTCTCGATAA
- the dut gene encoding dUTP diphosphatase, whose protein sequence is MKKIQLKVLDDRLGKQIPLPDYATSGSAGFDLRACLTEPLTLNPGETSLIPTGIAIHIEDKQLAAMILPRSGLGHKHGIVLGNLVGLIDSDYQGQIYVSCWNRGQTIFKIEIGERIAQMIFVPVVQAEFECVESFDQSMRGTGGFGHTGRE, encoded by the coding sequence ATGAAAAAAATACAACTTAAAGTTCTGGATGACCGGCTAGGCAAGCAAATTCCATTACCGGATTATGCCACTTCAGGATCGGCAGGATTCGATTTAAGAGCGTGTCTTACGGAACCGCTTACCTTAAATCCTGGTGAAACAAGCCTTATTCCTACCGGCATCGCCATTCATATTGAGGATAAACAACTGGCGGCAATGATTTTACCGAGGTCTGGACTAGGCCATAAACATGGCATCGTATTGGGTAATTTGGTCGGACTGATTGATTCAGATTATCAAGGTCAAATTTATGTGTCTTGCTGGAACCGGGGACAAACCATTTTTAAAATAGAAATCGGCGAGAGAATAGCGCAGATGATATTTGTTCCCGTGGTACAAGCTGAATTTGAGTGCGTTGAATCGTTTGATCAAAGTATGCGCGGCACCGGCGGATTTGGTCATACAGGAAGAGAATAA